The Pyrus communis chromosome 8, drPyrComm1.1, whole genome shotgun sequence region CCCCCATAGTCCCCCATCATCATTTTGGCCTCAATCCATTAGAGTTCTTGAGCCATTGCGGCTTGGTTGGTACGTGGTCAAACACTCTCAAAGGTACTCTATGGCTCTCCCAGCAGCCAATCCATGGTAAGTTATCAGCTCTCTCTTATTGTTTGCACTGGATGGTAGAACAAGTCAGAACTTGTGTAGGGTTATTCCTGCCACTTGAGCAACGTTAAGTAATAAATGTTTTGGTTATGTAATTGAGTAATGCTCGGAGATTAagtttgtagataaaatttgcaatctaaattatgtgtcatcaataggaaATGAGTATGTTTATCAACGTGACCATGTTAGATAATAAACGTTTTGGTTATGTAATTGTAGTATTTTGTCACTTAATATGATCATGTGACaatgttaaataataaatatcttGATTATGTAATTGTCATACTTTGCCACTTAATATGACCACGTGAACCTCCTTATGAGCATCCGTCTCTACAACAAATATTGACACCCCCATGATATTTCTTGGTGTGAAAACCTCTGCAACTGATGCACTACCAGTACCATGAGTTTCTGGTAATTCCAAATCACTACAAGATACCAATATAACTCATCAAATGTTGGATGGATGATATATTTAATTTCACTTTTTTATCTAAAAAATTAAGTGCTTAACTACCACACCCGTTATGTAACATTACGCCTAGAAGTCAATTGGTAGTACTAAATTTATAATATTCCAATTAATACCCTGAAAGGAAATAATtttctaaacttttttttttttccagaaaacaCATCATGCATGGAAAAGAGACTCCTAGGGTTTGATATATGACATCTTAACACCACCTGAGCCCATGCATGATACATACCAGTATTATTAGGGTATATAGCTAGGGATTGTATGTCCTCATGTGCACTTCACAAGACCACAATTGTTGACATGACACCAATATTGTATTATCATTTAATCCACATTTTCATGTAATTAGCACGTGGGTCacattcaaataatttattattccCAGCTAAATCAACAAGATTGAAAATTATTTATACAATACTAGTATATGCCCACACAAGTGTGTGTgaaatattttacttttgttttttaaattgaaggaaagaagaatagattgagagagaagaggaagtGAAGAGAGTGGGAGggacatttattttttatttgtttacttaaaaaaaaaaaaattagatatgATACAATCACTTGTATGTGAGGtttaaaaaaacagcaaaattttgttttgtgaaattatgtTACTGTTCTTAACTCttttgttgtgatagaagacaaaaataTCTTTTTACCCTATATTTtggttaacaaaaaaaatgtttattaatatgtagtttagataagCATTGTATACATATAGCAATCCATGTCATCTTAATGAAATTTGTTTATCAATGTCATAGTTGTTATAGTAATGACAATATTTGACTCTCAATCTACTCACTTTTATTTTAAACGTCGTACATATTATCTGTCATCGCAATACACGCACATATTCCAGCCAGGTGATGGGTTTTTATACATCACATTATAAAACTAAAACGAATTTCGACCCCTACACTAAGCGATGAAAAGATTGAAGTGAAAATTTTGTCCAATTGATCTTAGTCTCTCCAACGGTTTCTTGGTGAAGTGGGGTCCTTGGCAAAAATTGGTGGTATTTTGCTCAACAAAAGCATGACATCTGAAGCATAAAGCTTGTTCCCACCCCAGACTTATCCGTCTACATCATTTTGTTACCTTGTGTGGTCTGTGGGCCCCACCTCACCTCACATTACACGTGTCGGTCTCTCTCACGTTTGTGAATTACACGTGTCGGCCTATCAACGGCCCACCTTCCAGTTCGCGTCGTCCTAGGGTTTCCATCACCTCCATATCCCCTTGTTCtcactttctctccctctccctatGCTAACCACCAGAAAGTCACTCTCAGTCCCATGCGCAAAATTAGGCCACCTCCTTAATCATGATTAACGCTGTAATTACACATCTCATAAACTGTCTAATCTACCCTTGATCCCGTTACGTGGCCTTTTACCATTGGTTCCATTGTTTAAAAACCTTGCAGGCAACTGCAGCTCGATATTCTCCTTCACATACTTAAAACAGGGGCCCTGCCAGTCTGCCACCTCCAAACGACATTCAAAGCTTTATATGTAAATTGTGTGATATGTAATATGTGCTTGGCTGCAAAGGAACCCTCCGAACCCATAAACCAAAGATGGAGAGCACAGACTCATCAACGGGCtcacaacagcagcagcagcagccgccACAGCCACCACCTCCTCCGCAGCCAAACCTCCCACCTGGGTTCCGCTTCCATCCGACAGATGAAGAGCTAGTTGTCCAGTATCTCAAGAAAAAGGTCACCTCCGCTCCCCTTCCGGTTTCCATCATCGCTGACGTCGACCTTTACAAGTTCGACCCCTGGGAGCTCCCAGGTATGCACGAAATTAAATTTCTTGCATACGGCAGGTGTATATAAAATTCTTTCATATAACATGTGTATATATGTTACCGACAACAATAATACTGATTATATTAtgtgtttccttctttttcgtttttctttctTGGTTCAGCTAAGGCTACGTTTGGAGAGCAAGAGTGGTATTTTTTCAGTCCTAGGGACCGGAAATACCCGAACGGAGCCAGGCCCAATAGGGCGGCGACTTCCGGGTATTGGAAGGCGACGGGGACTGATAAGCCGGTGCTGACTTCCGGCGGTATTCAGAAAGTTGGTGTGAAAAAAGCACTTGTGTTCTATGGAGGAAAACCCCCGAAAGGAATTAAAACCAATTGGATTATGCACGAGTACAGGCTTGCTGATAACAAGCCCAACAACAAACCACCTGGGTGTGACTTGGGCAACAAGAAGAACTCCTTGAGGGTAATCCAGAACTAAGCACTTCCATAATAATTCACTAATGATATTTAAATTTGGTTTTTGGACCCCATGGTATAATTGGTACGtaccttttatttgttaatttaatttggagattaataaattaattaatgtgtTTGTGTTTATGTGTAGCTTGATGACTGGGTGCTGTGTAGAATTTACAAGAAGAACAACACACATAGCCCGATGGATCATGAGAGGGAGGATTCCATGGGGGACATCATGGGACCGTTGATGCCACCATCTATAAGTCATGTGGGCCACCATCAGGATATGAAGCTGCACCTTCCAAAGTCTAATTTGAGTTATGGACCGCCTTTCATGGAAAAtgaccaatttttttttgatGGGATAATGAGCAGCACCGACGGATCGGCTTCTACTCCTCAGCTGCCACTAAAACGGCCAATAGTTCCATCCCTGTACTGGAATAATCAGGAGGAGGATGATCAGACGGCTGCTGATCCTTCATCAAGCAAGAGAATACAACTGCATCAATTGGTCACTGGTACTAATTCTAATGGTGATGGGATTAATGGTGGTgctactaataacaattctacTTCCATTGCCAATCTACTTTCCCAGCTTCCTCAgactccatcattgcaccaacatgCAGTATTGGGGTCACTTGGCGATGGTCTATTCCGGACGCCATATCAACTGCCTGGGAGGAATTGGTATTCTGACTCCAATTTGGGATAGAGGGTTGATGAATTTGATGATTATGGCACGCATCATTTAGTGCTTTAGATCAATGGATCGATTGGCAAAGGTTTGAAGATTACGATGATCATGTTAGATATATTTATGCTCTTGTTAATTAGGGGATCGTATATGAGGTATATATAGTTTGTATAGATTTTGGATACTTAGAGGGGATTGAGATTTTGTTTCTTAGGAAATTAATCAAACGGTCCAGATGATGATGAAGAGTGGCATCAGCAAATTCCTTTGACAAAAAGGTAGCTGCTATTCAGGTGAGGTGTGTTCTGCTGATAGAAATATAAATCTATATTTATTTTtgctccttttatttttttcttatgtaGAGACGATGAGAGAAAAGGAGGATGAGGTGCTTGCTTTtgttgtagaaaaaaaaaatattaaatatgttATATTTTTCTGTAGAATACATTAATATACACTTGTATATTAAACCTTATTGTCGAACTTCTATTTCTTCCCAATTATATTTAtaaactaaagaaaacaaaaattgtactACTgcgtttttatttcttttacatCTTTATATTTTAACTTTCATCTTGATCATCAACCTCATATAtatgtgcttgtagttctataCATGATTAATGTGTTGTGATCAGACATAAATTATGCTAGGTATAGCTAGTTAGTAGTTTCTTGCTTGGTTTTTGGCTTTCTCTCGCATCCAACACCATGAACCCTATAAGGTAAGGATCTCTTCTTAATACACCATTTTCTTCCTCTCCACATCTACTTAAGTAaattggaaaaagaaagaacatgCAATCTGAAAGTGAAGTCCGTATTATCTATACGCCTTTGTGGTATTAAttcttccttttcatttttccagATTTTCAAATGACTTTTTTGAGGTGAAGCAGTAACAGTTTTATATGTATAATTTCACATGTACGCTTCGCATATTCAAGTTAGATTTTACGGTAATATCATACacaaagtaaaaaattaaaaaactatcaCCAGTACTAGACAGTATTACAAGAAATTTCTTCTTAATAATTGGTTGGAAAAGAATTATAAACATGTAACTAATTTGAAGTATGAACATGGGGTCCCATTGCTTTTAAACAAATCACGCATGATTTGTTGTCGTTAATTCTTTTAGTCACGGTTAACTTCGATAGTCATAGTCTAATTACTTTCTGCACCATTGTCCGTTGAGTGGTTCAATGGTGATTAGACTATGAATTGTGGTCTGTCGATTTACTATTGGTTTTGAGAGAATTTCAGCACTAAATAATTAAGTATTTGTATTCGCTTCCGCGCTCGTCGAAATCTTTTTATCCGATTTCTCGCATAATCCCAGGCTCCAAAACGTGCTCCAATATCTTCAATCACAttcagtttttcatttttactcTATCCATATTATGAAATTAACTAATCAATTACATGAAATCACTCATTTGAAAATAagaaatacatataattaagataattcaaagaaaacaaattggaaAGCTCAAGTTCTTTTTTTGTCACATACTAAGGCACCATTGTGAAATTTTGCATGAAATAATTAGCTTTTAATATAAGCGGTATGACATTTTCAGAAATGAACTGAACAAATTTTCCTTACAAAAGGGAACTTTATATCTTTCTTATGTCTCTTTTGGGGGTGAAAGACTGAATATAGAAATTAAGGATAAATTGTAGATGTGAGATTAGTtaagtttgttttttctttctaaatgcTAGGCTTAGCCAAGTTGGCTAGACTAAGTGTACTCCCCTCTAGATCTGAGTTTGAATTCTTCTCTTGTAGTTTggataaatttaatataaaatattacttgtaaataaaaaattttacttGTAAGGATTAATCGgaattgttaattaattaaagttattCTTGATTGATGCTTGTGCGAATTACTTTtgatatcaaatatatataagtGGAGATTGTACCAGGTGACAACCTTTATAATTATTCTGGTTAGTAATAGAAAATCGCTTTTATTCTTAGTACAAAAATTCATATTcgtttgtttgtgtttgtgtgatTCAACATCTTGAGAGAGATACCCCATATTAATTAAGCTGCACAAGAAGAAGCTAGCCTGAAATTTCAAGTATGGCGTTGAAGAGAAATATGAGTTTGCTTTTACCTTGATTTCCTACACCAAACCtctgatttatttttttattattatttcttttttcaattcatgATATTTCTATCTCCAAAAAGATTTTGAAGATATTTGAGAGAGTGTGTGTCATTTTCTTTCATTGGACTGATAAGACGTGGTTAAGTATATTCCATCACCTTGAGTTCGCATAAATTGACAATAGAGGCTACCTTACAAATGGCTTTTCTTTTGTGCTGACTATATACGGGACCATTCTTGCAAAATCATCTACAGGAATCATTATCTTAAAACCACACAAATTAAATACCCCTTCATTACATACCTCTCTAAGGAAAGAGTACAAAACAACTTTATTAAATTTCGCATCATTGCTGCTTAATTTGGTGTAGATCATTACGATCATGAAAATGCGCTATTATCTTCTTTGATCCCATTGTGGAAGATGCTTTCGCAAACCCTAGAAACCCACCACACATCTCGTCCCATATATTACAATGTTACATTTTCctaattgaaattattttctttcaagATTTCGTAATGAAACGTTAACATCTTTCGCTAGAATATTAAATAACCAATCAGATGCACCATTTGGATTAACAAACCAAACCATCAAGTGAACCGCTCTCTATTACATTAACAAGGAGCAGAGGAATTCTCAACTGACCCCATATGTTTGGCTGTCTAAACTACATTGAAGACAATGCCATCAATAGTTTTCATTTCCCAGTTCTTCCCGGAGCATCCTGTCTCATATGCTTTCTCAAACATATATACttatttgacaatttttttattttttatatacaagCTAATAGCGGAGAGGAGAATTGACCTAACAATGACCTCTCGTGCAAAGTTAAATATTCTTGTGTAACATTCTTATGTGCAAATATTTACAATCTTGGCCTTGGAAAATGTTCATAAGAAAAGAGAGCAGACACTTTTTCTTCATCATGCTTTAAAAAGAAAGCAGATCTAGAATTTAAAAGCTGTatgattaaaattaattattggCCTTCATTTTCAAGACTTTTTCATGATAGAAgacaacaaacaaaattaagttGAATAAATCAATCAGATAGACAGAGAGAAAACCAGTTTGGCTGAATTTATGTGTGGGGCAGTTCTTGATTGATCTCACATTATCTAAGCCTCTATCTACCAAAAAGAAGATCCTGCCGATGCTAAAAGTTAGGTTGCAGCCtgagtttatttgttttggCTGGTAGAGTGAGTTTTGATGATAACCGAATGACCTAATTCgaatggttttttattttgaggATTGCAACTTAGCAATTCTATTACCGTGAAGAGTAATAATGTCAGACTGTAAAAGAAAATGGCTTTTcactattaataaaattaatgtaAATTACATTTTAGCGTCTCAATTTTAGGTCACATAATTAACAAATCCATACATCATTTGTTGGACATTGCAATACTATACATCAACTTACTAATTCGTTGCGATGCCAGATCTCCTTCTCCATGTCCGTCAATTTGTGTATTAATTGTTGACATGTCAAGCGCGAGGCCACTCTCTCGCCCAATTGGAACACTAAGCTCAAAACAGTTAtggaattagggtttgtgaGTGAAAGAATTGCAGAAAGCAAAGAGTTGTAGAGATAAAAGAATAGCAGCTGAAGGTTTCTTTTTCTCATTAAAAGGTAATGAAACAGTACATTTTACTATTTATAGTAGTTACAATATCATCCTTATCTGATAACTACCAAGCTTACAAAGTAAGCAACCTCTTATACTAATGACGCTTGGCACTATCTCTATCGTACACTTGGCAATTTTGATATAAGCCTCTGTTATTACCCCCTTCAAGCTTAACCTGGATCATCAAGGTTAAGATTGATACAATGTTGTATGAAAACTGGGCTGTTAAGACCCTTGGTGAGAACATCAGCAACCTGTGCCTTAGTAGACACATAGTGAACCAAAATATCTCCTTATAGAACTTTCTCTCGAACGAAATAGAAATCGGTATCAAGATGTTTGatacaagaagaaaaataggattagtacTAAGAGCCAATGCAAAAACATTATCACAATTCAAACTGGGAGGTGAAGGAACAAAGACATGAAGATCTCTGAGCACGTTGCAAATCCAACAAACATCAGTTGCACAATGAGCAAGAGCTTTATACTCAGCTTCAGTAGAGCTATAAGATATGGAAGATTGTTTCTTTGATTGTCAAGAGATAGGATTGCACCCAGATAAACTACATAACTAGTTATAGATCGCCTTGTATTGATATCGGCGGCCCAATCAGCATCAATATGTAGAAATGTTGGTATCAGATGAAGCATGATAGGTTAATCCACAGTTGACAGTACCTTAAAGATATCACAAAATTGTTTTAACTAAGAAAATATGAGTTTCAATAGGATTTTGCATATATTGACACACAATATTGACAAAATAAGATATATTAGGACGTGTAAATACCAAGTACTATAAAGCACCCACAATGCTTATGTAAAATGTAGGATCTTCAAGAGGAGTACCTTCTGCAAAAAGTAATTGAGTGTGAGGTTTGGATGGAGTAGAGGTAGCTTTACAATGTTCCATCCCAGCCTTTTTTATTAGGTCGTTGATGCATTTGGACTGATGAACAAATAGATCACCATTATCTTTATattgaatttgaagaccaaGGAAGTAAGTCAGTTGTCCCATATCCTTTAATTCAAACAATTCTGCAAGTTTATCGACAACTTGTTGCACTTGAGCAGTGTCAGAACCTGTAAGAAGCCATcaacataaagaagaagaatcaCCACAATGGTTTCATCAGACTTGACAAACAACCTAGTGTCTAATTGAGCAAAAACATATCCCAGAATTGGTAAAACTTATGTGAATTTGCAGTGTCAAGCCTGAGGAGCTTGCTTTAAACCATATAAAGATTTAATCAACTTGCAAACATAAGTAGGATTATGAGAATCAACAAAGCCCTGAGGCTTATGCATGTAAACTTTTTCTTGTAAATCACCATGCAAAAATGCTTTTTTAATGTCCAATTGTCTAAGTTGCCAACGATTACTAGTAGCTAAAGCAAGAACAAGTCTCACAGTAGAGTGTCGAACAACCGAGCTAAAAGTCTCAGAGTAGTCAATGCCATGCTCTTGAGTAAAGCCTTGAGCTGCAAGTCTAGATTTATATCAAGCTACACtaccatttggatttttttaagtttataaacccatttgcaaccCACAACAGACCTATGAGAAGGAGAATGAACCAAATCCCAAGTGCCTTGAGACTTCAAAGCATCAAACTCTTCCTGCATGGCCTTTTGCCAATGAATATTGGAAGATGCACTTCTAAAGTTCTTAAGTTCATCTAAATCAAAGACTTGTGCCAACAAAGAATACCCAGAAAAGCAATAAGATTCAAGTTCAATGTGCAAAGATTGCAACTTAGGCAAAGAAGCAAGATAAGCAGTATAGTCTTTCCTTGTAATTGCGCCAGTTTGTAACCTTGTTTGAATAACAGTTCTAGATATATCAGAATTAGAAACCTCATTTTCAGAAgatgatgaacatgaggaaaAAGGAAGGACTACCTGAATTGGTGCAAAATTGTGGACAGGTAACAGGGAAAAATGATCCTGAGGAGTAGCCACATCATGAGTTGAAGAGGACAATGTTTCAGATTCCTGACTAGGAAGAGCAAAATTTGAACTAGGAATTGATGCTAACATAGAGGTACTTTGAGAAGTGGAGCTTGAATCCTCATAAGTGATTTGAATGGCCGAAATTGGGATAATAACTATAATTGGATAAGCAACCTGAGTAATAGACTGTAAAGGAAGCTTAGATTGTTGTAATTGCCTTGTTAATTTTGCTGGAAAAATGGTCTCATCATGGACATGTCTAGTAATCAACAATTTCTGAGCTTGAAAGTGGTAACAAATAACAACTTTGTATCCAACTGAATAACCAAGAAATACACACAGTGTGGACTTGGATTACAGCTTATTCTTGTTTTATGCTCGCAGtaccaaaaattctcaaatgatACAACTCAGGTGGCTTCTTGTATAATGCCAAAAACGAAGAATTCATATGCAAAGATTTGCAAGACATTCTATTTATAAGATAAACTGCATGCACACAAGCATGAAACCAAAACTCTTGAGAAAGACCTGTTGAAGAAAGTAAGGTGATGGCTGTCTCAATAATATATCTGTGTCTTCTTTCCACAAAACCATTATGTTGAGGTGTATAGGGACAAGAGACTATGTGGAACATCTCATTTGAATCCAAAAAAGCCTTAAATTGCTTACTAATGAATTCACCACCCCCATCAGATTGAAAGCATTTGACACGAATagcaaattttattaaaataaaattgtaaaaattcaCAAACACTGAAAACACATCTGATTTATTTCAAAGAGGAAAAATCTATACAAATCTTGTATTGTCATCCACGAAGGTTACATAATATTGATATCCTTCAATGGACATAGTTGGAGAATGACCCCAAATGTCAGAATGGATTTTCTCAAAAAGAAACAAACTCCTATTAGATTCAGCAGGAAATGGCAACCTAGACATTTTACCACAAAAACAATCTGAACACACATGATATACATCATCTACTACATATGAAATCTTAGACCTATCCAACATAAAGGACAAGACTTTATTGGTAGGATGACccaacctctgatgccaaagtgaAGACTTGATCCGTTATCCCAGATAAGCAGAAGTTACAAAAGATTGTGAAGGAAAATGCATTAACTTGACATCAGGAATTTGAAACAACTCATGTGGCCTACTCTTGCCTTTGTAAAGGATTTCCTTGGTCACCTTGTCCTACACATAAAACCAAACATCATCACAAATAAACCAACATTTATTATCCTTCCACAACTGCTTAACAGAAAGCAAATCTTCAGTTATTTGTGGAACACGAAGAACATTAGACAATTTAAGTATACGATAATGAGGTCATATAATAAGAGGTCCCTGTATCAACAATCTAAACATCATGAAGATTAACTTGTTGGGTAGTCATGGCACTAAGAGATAAAGATGGCTGAAATGATGCTAGAAAACCATTGGAAGAAGACGGCTGATATGAATAATCTTCCTGAACTTGAAGAGAAGGTGGTGGAGGAGCTCCTTGATATGCAAAGTTACTGTGATGATAGCATTCCATGGCTATATGCCCACATTTGCCATAGATTTAACATCCGGACAAGTTAGAATTGGAACTGGAACTTCGATAAAACAATTTGAAGCTGTATGGCCTCTACGCTGACAAATTTGACATTCAGGTTGCATATTGAACCTTGAATCAATATTCCCAAACCATTGTTGTCTAAACCCAGAATTAGAATTCCTACCCTTGTTGCATGACTTAAATCCACCTATTTGCTGACCATCATTATTAATTCTTTGATTATAAAATGGTCGAGggccattgttgaaactagGAGGAGTGCTACTagtataaccataaccaaaacCATATGGAAGTGGAGGTGATGGTTGTGCTTGCTGGAACATAGGAGGTGGTGCTGGAGGAGGTTGAAAATGCTGAGATGGAACTTGACTAAGCTTAAATGATGATGTTGAAGTAGTACTTGAGTTACCATGCCAACAATAACTGAAGAAATACCATAATTGAAATTAGACTGAGAAGAAGAACCAGCTTGTCCTCCTTGAGAAGATGACGAACCTTGCAAATGCATAACAGCCATGGAATGAGATTGAGTATTTTCCATATTGTCAATATCTCTCTCTGTATTCAGAAGTCGAGCCCTAAATTCTTTAAGAGAAATAGATGTTTCTCGAGCCAAAATTACAGTCCATATAATTGCATATTCTCTAGGTAAACATGCTAGAGCTACAATTATCATATCATTATCAAGACACTACCTCTCCAGCAGCAATAAGCTAATCTCTTATGAATTTGAGCCGAGATAAAAACTTGTCAATTAAATTTGTGCCCTTTTTAAGAGTCTGAAACTCAGCTTTAAGCATATTAATTCTGGACTTGGAAATAGCAGCAAATATATCTTGAAGGATAAACCAGGCTTTATGTGCTGTCTTGTAACCAAGAACATGATCAATTGCATCACCAGTTAATGTGGCAATCGAGAAACTAAGAAGTGTCATATCAATTCATACCCATTCCTGACATGCAACAGTAAGTTCTTTTGTCACTCATGTTTCAATGTTAAGAATGAACTTGAGAGGACAAACAGAGGTACCATCAAAATGATCAAACAATTGATAACCCCTGAGAGCTGACCGAAATTGGTATGCTCATTTAGAATAATTGGCATCACCAAGTTTAATGGTTATCATTCCCAAAACACCTTCATTCTTGAACTGAGAAGTAGCCGTCTTATCCAACATAAAGAAAATTCAATCTATGAATGAATCTTGCTATCAAACAATCAATACCATATGGCATCAGCCTTTTCAACAAATCGTGGCATTGGCCTTcaattttatccaaaaaaaaaaaaaaaaagaaaagaaagattcaAACACATATACGGCATCGGCCTTCAATTATATCACAAAATTCAATACGCAAGCACTAGTATAGCATCGGCCTTCAAGCAAATCATACAACTATACAAACTAGGGCAGAAAAAACTGAAGAACACCACTGAATTAAAGAACCTAAAAAGTACATATCTGAACCACCGCCATTGAAAAACTTTGAACACGAAGCAACCAAGAATCCTCAAAAAACACTTCttcaagaaaatagaaaagcaagaacaCTGAATCGAAGAAAATTACGACCCTGCCGccaaaaaattacagaaatcGCTCCGATCAAGAAATCCAAGAAATCTcgaaagaaataaaattgaaagatcATACCATAGCACGAAAAAAGTGCTCTGATCAAGAACCTAGCAATTCCACAGTTGAATCGCCTGCTCTGGATACCATTAAAATAGTCATGGAATTAAGGTTTGTGAGTGAAAGAATTGCAGAAAGCAGAGAGTTGCAGAGATAAAAGAATAGCATCTGAAGGTTCCCATTTCTCATTAAAAGGTAATGAAATAGTACATTTTACTATCTATACTAGTAACAATATCATCCTTATCTGATAACTACCAAGCTTACAAAGTAAGCAACCTCTTATACTAACGACCATTGGCACTATCTCGATCGTACACTTAGCAATTCTGTTATAAGCCTCTGTTATTATGATGCCAAGaccaacaaataaaattaaacaaaaagatACACGGGGCGATTATGCCAAGACCCACAAAgataaaacaattaacaaaaatgataaAGGGCAAGACGGAAAGTCATGTGCATGGGCAGAGGCTATAAAATTTGGAATCGTAAACCACCAGTATTGAGCATAAATCTCTACCCCAAATAAAGTTAAAGCATTTGCAACCTGATTTCCTTCTCTATAAATATGTGTACACATAAATCGCATATGACGAAGTCGCCAAAGACAATTCTTTCAATCCACCATCAGAAACCAAGAGGCTGCATCAGGAGCCTTAAACCAACATGGAGACTGTTTCAATCCATGAATGTTTTTCAACCATGAATGTTTTTCAATCTCTGACCCAAGCTATATGTACAACCTCAATGAAAGTAAGAACTTTTGCATCAACTGAATTTGCAAATGTTGCATTTGATGCAAAAGCGCCAAGCACCAAGCACCCCACCCTCCGATGAGAGAAAAAATCCCCCAAATCTAGCACATTCGTTGGCACAAAACCTATCGATATAATCTTGAGCCACTCAGTCATCGACAATCTCTAAATGCCTAGAATAAAGGATGGAGTCAGAATAGAAAACAGTGAGATACTTAATATTAAGAAA contains the following coding sequences:
- the LOC137743294 gene encoding NAC transcription factor 56-like, whose amino-acid sequence is MESTDSSTGSQQQQQQPPQPPPPPQPNLPPGFRFHPTDEELVVQYLKKKVTSAPLPVSIIADVDLYKFDPWELPAKATFGEQEWYFFSPRDRKYPNGARPNRAATSGYWKATGTDKPVLTSGGIQKVGVKKALVFYGGKPPKGIKTNWIMHEYRLADNKPNNKPPGCDLGNKKNSLRLDDWVLCRIYKKNNTHSPMDHEREDSMGDIMGPLMPPSISHVGHHQDMKLHLPKSNLSYGPPFMENDQFFFDGIMSSTDGSASTPQLPLKRPIVPSLYWNNQEEDDQTAADPSSSKRIQLHQLVTGTNSNGDGINGGATNNNSTSIANLLSQLPQTPSLHQHAVLGSLGDGLFRTPYQLPGRNWYSDSNLG